One genomic segment of Candidatus Baltobacteraceae bacterium includes these proteins:
- the rfbB gene encoding dTDP-glucose 4,6-dehydratase, translated as MRWLVTGGLGFIGSNFVRLVLRERPDVRVVNLDAMTYAGNPANLADVAGDARYRFVKGDICDAQAVREAIGDGVDAIVNFAAETHVDRSILDPEAFLRTDILGTHVLLEAVRERSIPRYLQVSTDEVYGHVAEGESTENDGLRPRSPYSASKAGGDLQVLAYRETFGTPVLITRGSNTYGPYQYPEKLIPLFVTNLIDDQSVPVYGDGLQIRDWIYVEDHARGILHALENGEPGHVYNVGGGNPRTNMEITRLLVEDCGRSIETHVKHVLDRPGHDRRYALNCSKLRNVGWSPRVAFEEGIRETVAWYRANESWWRPLKSGEFLEYYKRQYAHR; from the coding sequence ATGCGTTGGCTCGTCACCGGCGGACTCGGTTTCATCGGCTCGAACTTCGTGCGCCTCGTACTGCGCGAACGGCCGGACGTGCGCGTCGTCAACCTCGACGCGATGACCTATGCCGGCAATCCCGCCAATCTCGCCGACGTCGCCGGCGATGCTCGCTATCGATTCGTCAAAGGCGACATCTGCGACGCGCAGGCCGTGCGTGAAGCGATCGGCGACGGCGTCGACGCGATCGTCAACTTCGCAGCCGAAACGCACGTCGACCGCTCCATCCTCGATCCCGAAGCCTTCCTGCGCACCGATATTCTGGGAACGCACGTGCTGCTCGAAGCGGTGCGGGAACGATCGATCCCGCGTTATCTCCAAGTCTCGACCGACGAAGTGTACGGCCACGTCGCCGAAGGCGAATCGACCGAGAATGACGGGCTTCGGCCCCGCAGCCCGTACTCCGCGAGTAAGGCCGGCGGCGATCTGCAAGTGCTCGCCTATCGCGAAACCTTCGGCACGCCGGTACTGATCACGCGCGGCAGCAATACGTACGGACCGTATCAGTATCCCGAGAAACTGATTCCGCTGTTCGTCACCAACCTCATCGACGATCAATCCGTACCGGTCTACGGCGACGGTCTCCAAATCCGCGATTGGATTTACGTCGAGGACCACGCGCGCGGCATTCTGCACGCATTGGAAAACGGGGAGCCCGGACACGTCTACAACGTCGGCGGCGGCAACCCGCGCACGAACATGGAGATCACGCGGCTGCTGGTGGAAGACTGCGGCCGTTCGATAGAGACGCACGTCAAACACGTGCTGGATCGCCCAGGTCACGACCGGCGCTACGCCCTGAACTGTTCGAAGTTGCGCAACGTGGGATGGTCGCCGCGCGTCGCGTTCGAAGAGGGCATCCGAGAAACGGTCGCATGGTACCGGGCCAACGAATCGTGGTGGCGTCCACTCAAATCCGGCGAGTTCTTGGAGTATTACAAACGGCAATATGCACATCGTTGA
- a CDS encoding OmpA family protein — translation MQRLARFTQLIAVLALTACGGGGHATSAPSSSPPAATAAPTLAATSAASAEATALPSGATPTPEPTATPDPNLLSWKNGAIVRAYPVLRLTENFDPNDIVEGVNYVQNASGPFVFVYELPGTASIASFTAQLPRVEPSSAPATVTFAVSTSGAGGDFKDVGTLTAHPTDDNPQTLPANVAARWVRVTANGPRFESIGATGTLPPVGATVSPAGIYVELVPSPYKNGTLDPTDTGNDPWYRRLVAMGKGLTAVRCFNGHTGDAYPGTFDGRYWTFGKGSGSARLVLNDDASMIVGSDTDQDPRYLLRTSAQPKFCEPQSSGSGPHHVLVLDRQGPASFWPMDDNSLPGYSYDRIDAGMLDDAALSGHELAIFNMVCHPLEQISPEQAATLVAWVAAGHKLLIIDSDSCTPKTDYSFLPYAFDTSNPGAQGASGDRLIIVENDALGTSDKSDTDHFFDPKTFINGGSNQLGDANIVTTQDAHWCGHLFGTNVKHDNGFMQMYAPYGQGIIIYDGFDHDDAGTPGYERVRRLEFAMPVPASMPCTQSASLSFLIQPNQEATFTSGTASTLHAPMETLANLGWAGHITITTTGDFPATVTPNGFDMSGGTQPLAVTVNVPASTKPGAYTVNVVGTGNDGKTAQASITITGAAPLKKAVLKKHQRIRIYGIHFDVDSAHIQPRSEPVIAQIAALMKDNPAWKFEISGHTDSDGGAAYNLGLSQRRAQAVVNDLVSRYRIARSRMVPKGYGLTRPVATNSTAAGKALNRRVELERLQ, via the coding sequence TTGCAGAGACTCGCGCGCTTCACCCAGCTGATCGCCGTCCTGGCCCTAACCGCGTGCGGTGGCGGCGGCCACGCTACATCTGCCCCGTCGAGTTCGCCCCCGGCCGCAACGGCCGCCCCAACCCTGGCCGCGACCTCCGCCGCATCCGCGGAGGCTACCGCGCTGCCAAGCGGGGCCACGCCCACGCCCGAACCGACGGCGACCCCCGACCCGAACCTGCTCTCCTGGAAGAACGGCGCGATCGTCCGTGCCTACCCCGTGCTGCGCCTCACGGAGAATTTCGACCCCAACGACATCGTCGAGGGCGTGAATTACGTGCAGAACGCATCGGGGCCGTTCGTTTTTGTCTACGAGTTGCCCGGGACGGCATCGATCGCGAGTTTCACGGCGCAGCTGCCAAGGGTCGAGCCAAGCTCGGCTCCCGCGACGGTCACGTTTGCCGTGTCGACCAGTGGCGCTGGAGGCGATTTCAAAGACGTCGGCACGCTGACCGCGCATCCCACCGACGACAACCCCCAGACGCTGCCAGCCAACGTCGCCGCCCGCTGGGTTCGCGTCACGGCAAACGGCCCGCGATTCGAGAGCATCGGCGCAACCGGTACGTTGCCGCCGGTGGGCGCGACCGTCTCTCCCGCCGGCATTTACGTGGAGCTGGTCCCGTCGCCATATAAGAACGGAACGCTCGACCCGACCGACACGGGAAACGACCCCTGGTATCGCCGTCTCGTCGCCATGGGCAAAGGGCTGACCGCCGTTCGCTGTTTTAACGGACACACCGGCGACGCGTATCCCGGCACATTCGACGGCCGCTATTGGACCTTCGGGAAGGGATCGGGTTCGGCACGGCTCGTCCTTAACGACGACGCGTCGATGATCGTCGGCTCGGATACCGATCAGGACCCGCGCTATTTGCTGCGCACGAGCGCACAACCGAAGTTTTGCGAGCCGCAGTCGAGCGGCAGCGGTCCCCACCACGTGCTGGTGCTCGATCGGCAGGGTCCCGCTTCGTTTTGGCCGATGGACGACAACTCGCTGCCCGGGTACAGTTACGACCGGATCGATGCGGGAATGCTCGACGATGCGGCGCTGTCGGGCCACGAGCTCGCGATTTTCAACATGGTTTGTCATCCGCTGGAGCAGATCTCCCCCGAACAGGCGGCAACTCTGGTTGCGTGGGTCGCGGCGGGCCACAAGCTACTCATCATCGATTCTGACTCGTGTACGCCGAAGACCGACTACTCGTTCTTGCCGTATGCGTTCGACACGTCGAATCCCGGCGCACAAGGCGCTTCGGGCGATCGGCTGATCATCGTCGAGAACGACGCGCTCGGAACGAGCGACAAGAGCGATACGGATCATTTCTTCGATCCGAAGACCTTCATTAACGGCGGCAGCAACCAGCTCGGCGACGCCAACATCGTGACGACGCAAGACGCGCATTGGTGCGGTCACCTGTTCGGAACCAACGTCAAGCACGACAACGGTTTCATGCAGATGTACGCACCGTACGGTCAGGGCATCATCATCTACGACGGCTTCGATCACGACGATGCGGGAACGCCCGGATACGAGCGCGTCAGGCGCCTCGAGTTCGCGATGCCGGTACCGGCGTCGATGCCTTGCACCCAGAGCGCCTCGCTCTCGTTCCTGATACAACCAAACCAAGAAGCAACGTTTACCTCCGGTACCGCTTCGACGCTGCACGCACCGATGGAGACGCTGGCGAATCTCGGTTGGGCCGGTCACATAACGATTACGACCACCGGCGACTTCCCGGCAACGGTCACGCCCAACGGGTTCGACATGAGCGGCGGCACGCAGCCGCTCGCGGTAACCGTGAACGTGCCCGCTTCCACGAAGCCCGGCGCCTATACCGTCAACGTCGTGGGTACCGGTAACGACGGAAAGACCGCGCAAGCGTCGATTACCATCACGGGAGCCGCACCGCTCAAGAAGGCGGTCCTCAAGAAGCATCAGCGTATCCGCATCTACGGCATTCACTTCGACGTCGACAGCGCGCACATTCAACCGCGCTCGGAACCGGTGATCGCACAGATCGCCGCGCTTATGAAAGACAATCCGGCGTGGAAGTTCGAGATCTCCGGTCACACCGATTCCGATGGGGGCGCAGCCTATAATCTCGGTCTATCCCAGCGGCGCGCACAAGCCGTAGTGAACGATCTCGTTTCGCGCTACCGTATCGCGCGCTCGCGCATGGTACCGAAGGGATACGGCCTCACCCGTCCGGTCGCGACGAACTCGACGGCGGCGGGCAAGGCGCTCAACCGTCGCGTCGAGCTTGAGCGGCTACAATGA
- a CDS encoding sugar phosphate nucleotidyltransferase produces MKGVILAGGLGSRLRPLTKVTNKHLLPIYDKPMIYYPIETLCKAGIRDIMIVTGGTSAGDFLRLLGNGAEFGLKDIFYTYQEGEGGIADALRLCEHFAEGSRIVVILGDNIVHDDISPFVRKFERQDSGARILLKEVTDPQRFGVPELDGDRIVRIEEKPAQPKSNFAVTGIYMYDRRVFDFIRHLKPSGRGELEITDVNNHYIREGDLFYDVLDGWWTDAGTFESLAYANELIARDRSTS; encoded by the coding sequence GTGAAAGGCGTTATTCTGGCCGGCGGGCTAGGCTCGCGATTGAGGCCGCTCACCAAGGTCACCAACAAGCATCTGCTGCCGATTTACGACAAGCCGATGATTTATTATCCCATCGAGACGCTGTGCAAAGCGGGAATCCGGGATATCATGATCGTCACCGGCGGCACCTCGGCCGGCGATTTCTTGCGGCTGCTCGGAAACGGCGCCGAGTTCGGCTTGAAGGACATTTTCTATACGTACCAAGAGGGCGAGGGCGGCATCGCCGACGCCCTGCGGTTGTGCGAACACTTCGCCGAAGGCAGCCGCATCGTCGTGATCCTCGGCGATAACATCGTCCACGACGACATCTCGCCGTTCGTGCGCAAGTTCGAGCGGCAGGATTCGGGGGCGCGGATCCTTCTCAAAGAAGTCACGGATCCGCAGCGATTCGGCGTTCCCGAGCTCGACGGCGACCGCATCGTTCGCATCGAAGAGAAACCGGCGCAGCCCAAGAGCAACTTCGCCGTCACCGGCATCTACATGTACGACCGGCGCGTCTTCGACTTCATCCGCCATCTCAAGCCGTCAGGCCGCGGCGAGCTCGAGATTACCGACGTAAACAACCACTACATCCGCGAAGGCGATCTCTTTTACGACGTCCTCGACGGCTGGTGGACCGACGCCGGTACTTTCGAGAGTCTCGCGTACGCAAACGAACTGATCGCGCGCGACCGCTCTACTTCTTGA
- the rpsB gene encoding 30S ribosomal protein S2, whose protein sequence is MSVVTMRELLEAGVHFGHQTRRWNPKMKPFIFQERNGIYIIDLALTVAKLRETYEVVKQLAREGRVILFVGTKKQAQDVVREEAERAGTYFVNQRWLGGTLTNFSTIQKRIARLRELENMKTQGDFDRLPKKEVAKLQDEMNKLERFLGGIKDMHRLPDAIFVVDPKKERIAVLEARKLKIPIIAVIDTNCDPDEIDYPIPGNDDAIRAVKLMVGKIADAIIEGRTESESSYDENAYGTGSDEFAQNGSAATAEAEA, encoded by the coding sequence ATGTCCGTCGTGACCATGCGCGAGCTGCTGGAGGCGGGAGTCCACTTCGGCCATCAAACGCGCCGGTGGAATCCGAAGATGAAGCCGTTCATCTTCCAAGAGCGCAACGGTATTTACATCATCGATCTCGCGCTCACCGTTGCGAAGCTGCGCGAGACGTACGAAGTCGTCAAACAACTGGCGCGCGAAGGCCGCGTCATTCTTTTCGTCGGCACGAAGAAACAAGCGCAGGACGTCGTTCGCGAAGAAGCCGAACGCGCCGGCACGTATTTCGTCAACCAGCGCTGGCTGGGTGGAACGCTGACGAACTTCTCCACGATTCAGAAGCGTATCGCGCGTCTGCGCGAGCTCGAGAATATGAAGACTCAGGGCGATTTCGACCGCCTTCCGAAGAAAGAAGTCGCCAAGCTCCAAGACGAGATGAACAAGCTCGAGCGGTTCTTGGGCGGCATCAAAGACATGCATCGTTTGCCGGACGCGATCTTCGTCGTCGATCCGAAGAAAGAGCGCATCGCCGTATTGGAAGCGCGCAAGCTCAAGATTCCGATCATCGCCGTGATCGATACGAACTGCGATCCCGACGAAATCGACTACCCGATCCCGGGCAACGACGACGCCATTCGCGCCGTCAAGCTGATGGTCGGCAAGATCGCCGACGCGATCATCGAGGGTCGCACCGAGAGCGAGAGCTCTTACGACGAAAACGCGTACGGAACCGGTTCCGACGAGTTCGCTCAGAATGGATCGGCCGCCACGGCCGAGGCCGAAGCATAG
- the tsf gene encoding translation elongation factor Ts, whose product MSYQPKAEEIKALREDTSAPMMDCRKALVDAAGDMVKAKALLLERGAAQAAKKADRVANEGTVASYIHMGGKIGALVEVNSETDFVARNPRFGELARDIAMHVAAMSPKYLDRESVPSEVVDQARAEFRANVPANKPPEVAEKIVEGKLNKWFEEHCLLDQAFVKDDSMTVADLINGAIGTLGEKIRVRRFTKYALGE is encoded by the coding sequence ATGTCCTATCAACCGAAAGCCGAAGAGATCAAAGCCCTTCGCGAAGACACCAGCGCACCGATGATGGACTGCCGCAAGGCGCTCGTCGACGCAGCCGGCGACATGGTCAAGGCCAAAGCGCTGCTGCTCGAGCGCGGCGCCGCACAAGCGGCGAAAAAGGCCGATCGCGTCGCCAACGAGGGCACCGTCGCGAGCTACATCCACATGGGCGGCAAGATCGGCGCGCTCGTCGAGGTCAACAGTGAGACCGACTTCGTCGCGCGCAATCCGCGTTTTGGCGAGCTCGCGCGCGATATCGCCATGCACGTCGCGGCGATGTCGCCGAAGTATCTCGATCGCGAGAGCGTTCCGAGCGAGGTCGTCGATCAGGCGCGCGCTGAGTTCCGTGCGAACGTGCCCGCGAACAAGCCGCCCGAGGTTGCCGAGAAGATCGTCGAAGGCAAGCTCAACAAGTGGTTCGAGGAGCACTGTCTGCTCGACCAGGCGTTCGTGAAAGACGATTCGATGACGGTCGCCGACCTGATCAACGGCGCGATCGGCACGCTCGGCGAAAAGATTCGCGTCCGTCGCTTCACTAAATACGCTCTAGGAGAATAG
- the cysC gene encoding adenylyl-sulfate kinase, with protein MRQVRIVMVGDVDAGKSTILGRMLVDLGQVTPAKLAELESSSTKRGVPIEYSFLLDAFQLERDQAITLDISRIWLRMPERDYVFVDAPGHRELIRNLLTGASEVDAAIMVVAADEGITLQTRRQALFLQWFGFKELLVAINKLDLATDAETAFARRKAEVRAFLEQLDIKAVDIVPVAARDGENVALASKKWSWWKGQTLLDSLHQLRPYVPHAGGPLRFVVQDVFRRGPNRMIAGRVESGTMRVGERIVFWPLQTDAVVTEIHDWPDKVDEAKAGKSVAIMLDERVFVDRGAVASYPGDAPGLGHAMQATVVWLGGEPAPVGEPLRLRIGTREVPVTLQRIDEIIDPDTLEGKSAESIGKSDVGVITLLSRELIAGDQELEDTSIGRFVLLHETNVVAGGRVRAIIGRPRSEGATDVVAQMSSVVAAERIIRNGHSGGVFWLTGLPSSGKSTLAMTVQRMLFDRGRHVYVLDGDTLRTSLNVDLGFSEEDRTENVRRAAAVAGLLADAGFIVISALISPFSADRSRARAAYPTSFHEVYVACDLQTAERRDVKGHYKRARAGEIAKFTGISSPYEVPENPDLLIDTTRHSVPESAANFIEYIEETTRIKVDELKK; from the coding sequence GTGAGACAAGTTCGCATCGTCATGGTCGGCGACGTCGACGCTGGTAAGTCGACGATCCTGGGCCGTATGCTGGTCGATCTCGGCCAAGTGACGCCGGCGAAGCTGGCCGAGTTGGAAAGCTCGAGCACGAAGCGCGGCGTTCCCATCGAGTACTCGTTTCTGCTCGACGCCTTCCAACTGGAGCGCGATCAGGCCATCACGCTCGACATCTCGCGCATCTGGCTGCGGATGCCCGAACGCGATTACGTGTTCGTCGACGCACCCGGCCATCGCGAGCTGATCCGCAACCTGCTCACCGGCGCCTCGGAAGTCGATGCGGCGATCATGGTCGTGGCCGCCGACGAAGGCATCACGCTGCAGACGCGCCGTCAAGCGCTGTTCTTACAGTGGTTCGGCTTCAAAGAGCTCCTCGTTGCGATCAATAAGCTCGATCTCGCAACCGACGCCGAGACCGCGTTCGCCCGGCGCAAAGCCGAAGTACGCGCGTTCTTGGAACAGCTCGACATCAAAGCGGTCGACATCGTTCCGGTCGCCGCACGCGACGGTGAGAACGTCGCCCTGGCCAGCAAGAAGTGGTCGTGGTGGAAAGGCCAGACGCTGCTGGACTCGCTGCACCAGCTGCGTCCCTACGTGCCGCACGCGGGCGGACCGCTGCGCTTCGTCGTTCAAGACGTCTTCCGCCGCGGACCCAACCGTATGATCGCCGGGCGCGTCGAGTCGGGAACCATGCGCGTCGGCGAACGCATCGTCTTCTGGCCGTTGCAGACCGATGCGGTCGTTACCGAGATTCACGACTGGCCCGATAAGGTCGACGAAGCCAAAGCGGGCAAGTCGGTGGCGATCATGCTCGACGAGCGCGTCTTCGTCGATCGCGGTGCCGTCGCGAGTTATCCGGGCGATGCGCCGGGCTTGGGTCATGCCATGCAGGCTACCGTCGTCTGGCTCGGCGGCGAGCCGGCTCCGGTCGGCGAGCCGCTGCGGCTGCGCATCGGCACGCGCGAAGTGCCGGTGACCTTGCAGCGCATCGACGAGATCATCGATCCCGACACGTTGGAAGGCAAGTCGGCTGAGTCGATCGGCAAGAGCGACGTCGGTGTCATCACATTGCTGTCGCGCGAGCTAATCGCCGGCGACCAGGAACTCGAAGATACGAGTATCGGGCGCTTCGTACTGCTGCACGAGACGAATGTGGTTGCCGGCGGACGCGTGCGCGCGATCATCGGGCGGCCGCGTTCCGAAGGCGCGACCGACGTAGTTGCTCAGATGTCCTCGGTCGTCGCGGCCGAGCGCATCATTCGCAACGGTCATTCCGGCGGAGTCTTCTGGCTGACGGGCCTGCCCAGCTCCGGTAAGTCGACCTTGGCGATGACCGTGCAGCGCATGCTCTTCGATCGCGGCCGTCACGTCTACGTGCTCGACGGCGACACCTTACGCACGAGCCTAAACGTCGATCTCGGGTTCTCCGAGGAAGACCGCACCGAGAACGTGCGCCGCGCGGCTGCAGTCGCCGGACTGCTGGCCGACGCGGGATTCATCGTCATCTCGGCGTTGATCTCACCGTTTTCGGCCGACCGTTCGCGCGCTCGCGCGGCGTATCCGACGAGCTTTCACGAAGTCTACGTTGCGTGCGACCTGCAGACGGCCGAACGGCGCGACGTCAAGGGGCACTACAAGCGTGCTCGCGCGGGCGAGATCGCGAAGTTTACCGGTATCTCGTCGCCCTACGAAGTTCCGGAGAATCCGGATCTGCTCATCGACACGACGAGGCACAGCGTGCCGGAGTCCGCGGCGAACTTCATCGAGTACATCGAAGAAACGACCCGCATCAAGGTAGACGAGCTCAAGAAGTAG
- the frr gene encoding ribosome recycling factor: MADKYFADIESKMSKCVDATRSDFASIRTGRATPALLDRVLVEAYGQSVPLKQVAGISVPDTRTLVITAYDKSVVPEIKKGIEKSDLGLTPNVDGTAIRLTIPPLNEERRKDLAKVVKKKAEDGKVAVRNVRHHGHDDIKNQLKKHEITEDDNKRMLKTLDDLTARFVKDIDALVVAKEKEIMEV, encoded by the coding sequence ATGGCCGACAAGTACTTCGCGGACATCGAATCCAAGATGAGCAAGTGCGTCGACGCGACGCGCTCGGATTTTGCGTCGATTCGAACCGGTCGCGCCACCCCGGCGCTGCTGGACCGGGTTTTAGTCGAGGCGTACGGACAATCGGTTCCGCTCAAGCAAGTCGCCGGCATCTCGGTGCCGGACACGCGTACGCTCGTTATCACCGCCTACGATAAGAGCGTGGTGCCCGAGATCAAGAAAGGCATCGAAAAAAGCGACCTTGGGCTGACTCCCAACGTCGACGGAACCGCGATTCGTTTGACGATCCCTCCGCTCAACGAAGAGCGGCGCAAAGATCTCGCCAAAGTCGTTAAGAAGAAGGCCGAAGACGGCAAAGTAGCCGTGCGCAACGTCCGCCATCACGGGCACGACGACATCAAGAATCAGCTCAAGAAGCACGAGATCACCGAAGACGACAACAAGCGGATGCTCAAGACGTTAGACGACCTGACCGCACGCTTCGTCAAAGACATCGACGCGCTGGTCGTCGCCAAAGAAAAAGAAATCATGGAAGTGTAG
- a CDS encoding phosphatidate cytidylyltransferase, producing MTEGSLNSRFVVGTFGRRVVVGLIVAAIGLGCVFVPWIFYLLLLAIGLASIYELNRLCEIKGQPLEYQVAVVGVGAYIAMAVFGMIHRWEGVLLAGIVVAAFCIGMYGEQKGYFARTAYTLLAVLYIGKLLTYFVFIRQIPGTGLAMSFYVIVTIALTDIFGMLIGSAIGRHQMTMISPKKTIEGSLGALAIVVVFAVGATWLPQLHLVWWQGAVLGAFTCIAAQAGDLAESALKRDAGVKDAGDMIVGHGGVLDRFDSYLFGGVAFFATLHLLGILQVQ from the coding sequence GTGACGGAGGGCTCGTTAAACAGCCGCTTCGTCGTCGGCACCTTCGGCCGGCGGGTCGTGGTCGGCTTGATCGTCGCCGCCATCGGCTTGGGATGCGTTTTCGTTCCGTGGATCTTTTATCTGTTGCTGCTCGCGATCGGTTTGGCGAGCATTTACGAACTGAATCGGCTGTGCGAGATCAAAGGACAGCCGCTCGAGTACCAGGTGGCCGTCGTCGGGGTCGGCGCGTATATCGCGATGGCCGTCTTCGGGATGATCCACAGGTGGGAAGGCGTGCTGCTGGCGGGGATCGTCGTTGCGGCGTTTTGCATCGGGATGTACGGCGAGCAAAAAGGGTACTTCGCGCGCACCGCTTACACGCTGTTGGCGGTTCTGTACATCGGCAAGCTTCTCACGTACTTCGTCTTCATCCGCCAGATCCCCGGAACGGGATTGGCGATGAGCTTCTACGTCATCGTGACGATCGCGCTCACCGACATCTTCGGGATGCTGATCGGTTCGGCGATCGGACGCCATCAGATGACGATGATCTCGCCGAAGAAGACCATCGAGGGATCGCTCGGCGCGCTCGCGATCGTCGTGGTTTTTGCGGTCGGCGCCACGTGGCTGCCGCAGCTCCATCTCGTGTGGTGGCAAGGTGCGGTGCTCGGCGCGTTTACGTGCATCGCGGCGCAAGCCGGCGATCTCGCGGAGTCGGCGCTTAAGCGCGACGCGGGCGTGAAGGACGCGGGCGACATGATCGTCGGTCACGGCGGCGTGCTCGACCGCTTCGATTCGTATCTGTTCGGCGGAGTGGCGTTTTTCGCGACCTTGCATTTGCTCGGAATCCTGCAGGTGCAATAG
- the uppS gene encoding polyprenyl diphosphate synthase encodes MINPRTELATGRIPRHVAIIMDGNRRWAKCHGFPAIEGHRRGIVSLRRVTRAASDLGIQALTVYGFSTENWNRDAGEVSLLFDLCVYFARNELAELQRNNVRVRIIGDWESLPDSPRRALADLQQGTLRNTGLLLNIAVNYSSHAELERAMRAIARDVAERKLSPDAIDEALIARHLYTADLPELDLLIRPGGEHRLSNFLLYQAAYAELVMTDVFWPDFSGEDLIAAVVEFQQRERRFGGA; translated from the coding sequence ATGATCAATCCGCGAACCGAGCTCGCTACGGGACGAATTCCGCGACACGTCGCCATCATCATGGACGGCAACCGCCGCTGGGCGAAGTGCCACGGTTTCCCCGCTATCGAAGGACATCGGCGCGGCATCGTGTCGCTGCGCCGGGTAACCCGCGCGGCGAGCGACCTGGGCATCCAAGCGCTGACCGTCTACGGATTTTCGACGGAGAACTGGAATCGCGACGCGGGCGAAGTCTCGCTGCTGTTCGATCTCTGCGTCTATTTCGCACGGAACGAGCTCGCCGAGCTGCAGCGCAACAACGTGCGCGTGCGCATCATCGGCGATTGGGAGTCGCTGCCCGACTCACCGCGCCGCGCGCTAGCCGACTTGCAGCAGGGTACGCTGCGCAATACCGGCCTGCTGCTCAACATCGCAGTTAACTATAGTTCGCACGCCGAACTCGAGCGCGCGATGCGCGCGATCGCGCGCGACGTTGCCGAGCGCAAACTCTCGCCGGACGCGATCGATGAAGCGCTCATCGCGCGGCATCTGTATACCGCGGACCTGCCCGAGCTCGATCTTCTCATCCGGCCGGGAGGCGAGCACCGGCTTTCAAACTTTTTGCTGTACCAGGCGGCCTATGCCGAGCTGGTCATGACCGACGTCTTCTGGCCCGATTTCTCCGGCGAGGATCTCATTGCCGCCGTCGTCGAGTTTCAGCAACGCGAGCGGCGGTTCGGCGGAGCGTGA
- the pyrH gene encoding UMP kinase translates to MDGPRYSRVLLKISGEAFAGNDTGVDVATTRAMAEQIAEVSRAGVSIAVVVGGGNIWRGKVHEEAGMDRATADYMGMLATVINALALQDALERMGVPSRVQTAIAMHQIAEPYIRRRAIRHLEKGRIVIFAAGTGNPYFTTDTTAALRAVEVNAEAILKATKVDGVYSADPKKDPTATRFDRLEYMEMLQRGLEVMDSTAMALCMDNALPIIVFDMTVPGNIRRAIWGEPIGTYVGRPEAATARS, encoded by the coding sequence ATGGACGGTCCTCGATACTCGCGCGTTCTGCTCAAGATCTCCGGCGAAGCCTTTGCCGGAAACGATACCGGCGTCGACGTTGCGACGACTCGCGCGATGGCCGAGCAGATCGCCGAGGTCAGCCGGGCCGGCGTGTCGATCGCCGTGGTCGTCGGCGGCGGGAACATTTGGCGGGGTAAGGTGCACGAAGAGGCCGGTATGGATCGTGCGACCGCCGATTACATGGGCATGCTCGCGACCGTGATCAACGCGCTGGCGCTCCAAGACGCGCTGGAGCGGATGGGCGTACCGTCGCGGGTACAGACCGCCATCGCCATGCATCAGATCGCCGAGCCGTACATTCGCAGACGCGCGATTCGCCACTTGGAGAAGGGGCGTATCGTGATCTTTGCGGCGGGGACGGGCAATCCGTATTTTACGACCGATACGACCGCGGCGCTGCGCGCCGTCGAGGTCAACGCCGAGGCGATTCTCAAAGCCACGAAGGTCGACGGCGTTTACTCGGCCGATCCCAAGAAGGATCCGACGGCGACGCGCTTCGATCGTCTCGAATACATGGAAATGCTCCAACGCGGGCTCGAGGTCATGGATTCCACCGCAATGGCGCTGTGCATGGACAATGCGCTGCCGATTATCGTTTTCGACATGACGGTTCCGGGAAATATCCGGCGGGCGATTTGGGGTGAGCCCATCGGAACCTACGTAGGGCGCCCGGAAGCGGCGACGGCGAGGAGTTAG